In one Prosthecochloris aestuarii DSM 271 genomic region, the following are encoded:
- the rplU gene encoding 50S ribosomal protein L21: MQALIEISDKQYLVQPGDELFIPRQQAEVGDVLDIKPMVAIDQENTTLQPSGNVQVKVLEHLKGEKVVVFKKKRRKRYQCRNGHRQQMTKVEVLSM; this comes from the coding sequence ATGCAGGCACTGATAGAGATTTCAGACAAACAGTATCTGGTCCAGCCCGGCGATGAGTTGTTCATTCCGAGGCAGCAGGCCGAGGTGGGCGACGTACTGGATATCAAGCCTATGGTCGCCATCGACCAGGAAAACACGACCCTTCAGCCGTCAGGCAATGTTCAGGTCAAGGTTCTTGAACACCTGAAAGGTGAAAAAGTGGTTGTATTCAAGAAAAAGAGAAGAAAGCGTTACCAGTGCAGAAACGGTCATCGCCAGCAGATGACAAAAGTAGAAGTACTGTCCATGTAA
- a CDS encoding MerR family transcriptional regulator codes for MAFESNKSYYSIGEVSKIAGVPAYLLRYWEGFFTELSPGRDTRGNRRYTNKDIALVLTIKELIYEKGYKLGKATDMVKRRVSDHESDDRTSEIIRFQKQMNRDRKNHLLSQQRRREVLEEIKGEVESLLQMLG; via the coding sequence ATGGCCTTTGAGTCCAACAAGAGTTACTATTCAATTGGTGAAGTCAGTAAAATTGCCGGTGTGCCTGCCTATCTTCTTCGGTACTGGGAAGGGTTTTTTACCGAACTTTCTCCCGGAAGGGATACTCGAGGTAACAGGCGTTATACGAACAAGGATATCGCCCTTGTTTTAACCATCAAAGAGCTCATCTACGAGAAAGGATACAAGCTCGGCAAGGCGACGGATATGGTTAAGCGTCGTGTGTCGGATCACGAGAGCGATGACAGAACATCAGAAATTATCCGTTTTCAGAAGCAGATGAACCGTGACCGGAAAAATCATCTTCTCAGTCAGCAGCGTAGACGCGAGGTGCTGGAGGAGATCAAGGGTGAGGTGGAATCGTTGTTGCAGATGCTCGGCTGA
- the mutS gene encoding DNA mismatch repair protein MutS — MGRKPGIKRSGEATPMMRQYLEVKERYPDFLLLFRVGDFYESFYDDARQVSEALNIVLTRRSNGAASDIAMAGFPHHSCEGYIAKLVRKGFKVAVCDQVEDPSEAKGIVRREITDIVTPGVTYSDKILDDRHNNYLSAISFLKKGRQQRAGIAFIDVTTAEFRVADVEVDQLKDMLQSVQPAEVLLSSRNREYADEIKKILPPGVLVSLQDDWMFSQENAEQILLRHFKTHSLKGFGIEHAYAARIAAGVILHYLEETQQNKLQYITRIATVDSHEYMTLDLQTRRNLEIIFSMHDGSMNGSLLHVIDRTRCPMGARQLRRWLLHPLKQMAPILQRHDAVDELSRHPDVRRELGEVIGSIHDLERALSRIATLRSMPREVRMLGSALEQLPRLQGLFDQSESSRLCFLSRRLSMLPELARRIDEAIDPDAGATMRDGGYIREGYNAELDSLRSLSSTAKERLLEIQQQERAATTISTLKVQYNKVFGYYIEVSRANSDKVPAYYEKKQTLVNAERYTIPALKEYEETILTAEEKSLSLEQRLFRELCQAIASEAGQIQTNAESIAELDCLCSFAVNADEYRYCKPVMVEEPVLRIQNGRHPVLERIVDVDEPYVSNDCLFDERQRMLIVTGPNMAGKSSYLRQIGLISLLAQVGSFVPADEAEIGLVDRIFTRVGASDNLASGESTFMVEMNEAASILNNATRSSLILLDEVGRGTSTYDGMSIAWAMSEYIHSAIGARTLFATHYHELAELEERLDGVFNYNATVTETADRVVFLRKIVRGASDNSYGIEVARMAGMPSGVIQRAKEILSGMEGREIEMPDRLKGCGRTNQIYLFEEEERALKRAVQSIDINSLTPIEAMMELKRLQDLAAGGG, encoded by the coding sequence ATGGGCCGAAAACCCGGCATTAAACGCTCTGGGGAAGCAACTCCCATGATGCGTCAGTATCTGGAAGTCAAGGAACGCTATCCTGATTTTCTTCTGCTGTTTCGTGTGGGTGATTTTTACGAGTCTTTTTACGACGATGCCCGCCAGGTGTCTGAAGCACTCAATATCGTTCTGACCCGGCGTTCAAACGGCGCGGCTTCCGATATTGCCATGGCCGGGTTTCCTCATCATTCCTGTGAGGGTTACATCGCTAAACTGGTGAGGAAAGGGTTCAAGGTTGCCGTTTGCGATCAGGTCGAAGATCCTTCCGAGGCCAAAGGCATTGTGAGGCGGGAGATTACCGATATCGTTACGCCCGGCGTCACCTACAGCGACAAGATTCTTGACGACAGGCACAATAATTATCTCTCTGCGATCAGTTTTCTGAAAAAAGGACGCCAACAGCGTGCTGGAATTGCTTTTATCGATGTGACGACAGCCGAGTTCAGGGTTGCCGATGTCGAAGTTGACCAGCTCAAGGATATGCTCCAATCCGTTCAGCCGGCAGAGGTTCTTCTCTCTTCAAGGAATCGCGAGTACGCTGATGAGATCAAAAAAATACTTCCTCCGGGAGTACTGGTTTCGCTTCAGGATGACTGGATGTTCAGCCAGGAGAATGCTGAGCAGATACTGCTGCGCCATTTCAAAACCCATTCACTCAAAGGATTCGGCATCGAACATGCCTATGCGGCCAGGATAGCGGCAGGGGTCATTCTGCATTATCTTGAGGAGACCCAGCAGAACAAACTGCAGTATATTACCCGCATTGCGACCGTTGACAGCCATGAGTATATGACTCTGGATCTTCAGACCAGGCGCAACCTCGAGATTATTTTCTCGATGCATGACGGATCGATGAACGGAAGTCTTCTGCATGTGATCGACCGGACACGATGCCCTATGGGGGCCAGGCAGCTCCGACGGTGGCTGCTGCATCCGCTGAAGCAGATGGCGCCCATATTGCAACGCCATGATGCCGTTGATGAACTCTCCCGACATCCCGATGTGCGTCGTGAGCTCGGAGAGGTGATCGGGAGTATTCATGATCTTGAGCGTGCGTTATCGCGGATCGCAACCCTGCGCTCTATGCCGAGAGAGGTCAGAATGCTCGGCTCTGCCCTGGAGCAGCTTCCCCGTCTGCAGGGCCTTTTCGATCAATCGGAAAGTTCACGGCTCTGTTTTCTTTCCAGGAGGCTTTCGATGCTTCCCGAGCTTGCCCGGAGAATCGATGAGGCCATTGATCCGGATGCAGGAGCGACGATGCGCGATGGAGGCTACATTCGTGAGGGCTATAATGCTGAGCTTGATTCATTGCGTTCGCTCTCTTCAACGGCAAAGGAGCGTCTTCTGGAAATTCAGCAGCAGGAGCGAGCCGCAACCACTATTTCCACGCTCAAGGTCCAGTATAATAAGGTCTTTGGATACTATATCGAGGTGAGCCGGGCTAACAGTGACAAGGTCCCCGCCTATTATGAAAAAAAACAGACCCTGGTCAATGCCGAGCGATATACGATTCCTGCACTGAAAGAATATGAGGAAACCATTCTTACTGCGGAGGAAAAAAGTCTTTCGCTCGAACAGCGACTTTTCAGGGAGCTCTGTCAGGCAATAGCCTCAGAAGCCGGCCAGATACAAACGAACGCTGAAAGTATAGCGGAGCTTGATTGCCTCTGTTCTTTCGCGGTGAATGCCGATGAGTATCGCTATTGTAAACCCGTTATGGTTGAAGAACCGGTGCTTCGCATACAGAACGGACGTCATCCGGTCCTGGAACGCATTGTCGATGTTGACGAGCCTTATGTCTCAAATGATTGTCTGTTTGACGAGCGACAGCGCATGCTTATCGTTACGGGTCCGAATATGGCAGGCAAAAGCTCGTATCTTCGCCAGATCGGCCTCATTTCCCTGCTTGCCCAGGTGGGGAGTTTCGTTCCTGCCGACGAGGCTGAAATAGGCCTTGTCGATCGGATCTTTACCCGTGTCGGAGCATCGGACAATCTTGCTTCCGGTGAGAGTACCTTTATGGTCGAGATGAATGAGGCGGCCAGTATCCTCAACAATGCGACCAGGAGCAGTCTCATTCTGCTTGACGAGGTCGGCAGGGGAACGAGTACCTATGACGGTATGTCGATTGCCTGGGCGATGAGTGAGTACATTCATTCCGCTATAGGTGCAAGGACACTTTTTGCAACGCATTACCACGAGCTTGCCGAACTCGAGGAGCGATTGGATGGCGTTTTCAATTATAATGCCACGGTGACCGAGACAGCTGATCGGGTTGTTTTTCTGCGCAAAATTGTCAGGGGCGCGTCCGATAACAGCTATGGAATCGAAGTGGCCAGAATGGCAGGAATGCCTTCCGGGGTGATTCAGCGAGCCAAAGAGATTCTTTCGGGTATGGAGGGCCGGGAAATAGAGATGCCCGATCGTTTGAAAGGTTGCGGGCGAACCAATCAGATCTATCTGTTCGAGGAGGAGGAGCGTGCGCTTAAACGTGCGGTTCAGAGTATAGATATCAATAGTCTTACCCCTATCGAGGCCATGATGGAACTCAAAAGACTTCAGGATCTTGCCGCCGGGGGGGGTTAA
- the mdh gene encoding malate dehydrogenase, whose protein sequence is MKITVIGAGHVGATAAHRIAEMQLAKEVVLLDIVEGIPQGKALDMYESGPIGLFDSKIYGTNDYQDTADSDIILITAGMARKPGMSREDLLLKNATIVKEVTDRIMQYSSNPIIIMVSNPLDIMTYVSYVRSKLPKERVIGMAGVLDSARFRSFIAEELNVSMKDINAFVLGGHGDSMVPVVKYTNIAGIPLTELLSQEKIDSLVDRTRKGGAEIVNYLKDGSAYYAPAASAVEMIDAIVHDRKRILPCSTLVTGQYGMDNVFIGVPVKIGKNGIEEVLEINLDTAELEALRQSASIVESNCSNLADLLS, encoded by the coding sequence ATGAAAATAACCGTTATTGGCGCTGGCCATGTAGGAGCTACTGCTGCCCACCGGATCGCTGAAATGCAGCTCGCTAAAGAGGTCGTTCTCCTCGATATCGTTGAGGGCATCCCTCAAGGCAAAGCTCTTGACATGTACGAATCAGGCCCGATAGGTCTCTTTGATTCAAAAATATACGGGACAAACGATTACCAGGATACGGCAGACTCGGACATCATTCTTATCACTGCTGGAATGGCCCGCAAACCAGGAATGTCGAGAGAAGATCTCCTGTTGAAAAATGCGACAATCGTCAAAGAGGTCACGGATCGGATTATGCAGTATTCAAGCAACCCGATCATTATCATGGTTTCAAATCCACTTGATATCATGACCTATGTGAGCTATGTCCGCAGCAAGCTCCCCAAAGAGCGGGTCATTGGCATGGCAGGAGTCCTGGATTCAGCTCGTTTCCGCTCCTTTATCGCTGAAGAACTCAATGTATCGATGAAGGACATCAACGCCTTTGTCCTGGGCGGTCATGGAGACTCAATGGTCCCTGTCGTTAAATACACAAACATCGCCGGTATACCTCTGACTGAACTGCTTTCTCAGGAAAAAATAGATTCTCTGGTCGACAGAACCCGCAAAGGGGGCGCTGAAATCGTCAATTATCTGAAAGACGGCTCAGCATACTATGCCCCAGCAGCTTCAGCTGTTGAAATGATTGATGCGATTGTCCACGACCGCAAACGCATCCTCCCTTGCTCAACACTTGTTACCGGCCAATATGGCATGGATAATGTCTTTATCGGTGTCCCGGTAAAAATAGGCAAAAACGGTATTGAGGAAGTTCTTGAGATCAATCTGGACACCGCCGAACTTGAAGCCCTGCGTCAATCGGCATCCATTGTTGAATCAAACTGCAGCAATCTCGCCGATCTGCTTTCGTAA
- a CDS encoding bacteriochlorophyll a protein, translating to MALFGTKDTTTAHSDYEIILEGGSSSWGQVKGRAKVNVPAALPLLPADCNIKIEAKPLDTQKGVVRFTSTIESIVDSTKNKLVVEVDIANETKDRRVAVGEGEVTVGDFSHKFSFEGSVVNMYYFRSDAVRRNVPNPIYMQGRQFHDIMMKVPLDNNDLIDTWEGFQQSISGGGANFGDWIREFWFIGPAFTAINEGGQRISPIQVNNFGVESGEKGPVGVSRWKFSHAGSGIVDSISRWAELFPVDQLNKPASIEGGFRSDSQGIEVKVDGNLPGVSRDAGGGLRRILNHPLIPLVHHGMVGKFNDFTVDTQLKVVLPKGYKIRYAAPQFRSQNLEEYRWSGGAYARWVEHVCKGGTGQFEVLYAQ from the coding sequence ATGGCTCTATTCGGCACAAAAGACACTACAACCGCCCATTCCGATTATGAGATTATTCTCGAGGGTGGTTCGAGTTCCTGGGGACAAGTAAAAGGTCGCGCGAAAGTTAACGTTCCTGCGGCGCTCCCTCTCCTGCCGGCTGATTGCAATATTAAAATTGAAGCCAAGCCGCTTGACACTCAGAAAGGGGTAGTGCGCTTCACGTCCACGATCGAATCAATCGTCGACAGCACAAAAAACAAGCTTGTCGTTGAAGTCGATATTGCCAATGAGACCAAAGACAGAAGAGTCGCTGTCGGTGAAGGCGAAGTAACTGTTGGCGATTTCTCACACAAGTTTTCATTTGAAGGTTCTGTCGTCAACATGTACTACTTCCGTTCGGACGCTGTTCGCAGAAACGTACCGAACCCGATCTACATGCAGGGCCGTCAGTTCCATGACATCATGATGAAAGTGCCGCTTGACAACAACGACCTGATCGATACATGGGAAGGATTCCAGCAGTCGATTTCAGGAGGCGGTGCCAACTTTGGTGACTGGATCAGGGAATTCTGGTTTATCGGTCCAGCATTTACCGCTATCAATGAAGGTGGTCAGCGAATTTCTCCGATTCAGGTCAACAACTTCGGCGTTGAAAGCGGCGAAAAAGGCCCTGTAGGCGTATCACGCTGGAAATTCTCTCATGCCGGGTCCGGTATTGTCGATTCCATCTCCCGTTGGGCAGAGCTCTTCCCTGTCGATCAGCTTAACAAGCCTGCGTCTATCGAAGGCGGTTTCCGTTCAGACTCACAGGGTATCGAAGTCAAGGTTGACGGTAACCTTCCTGGCGTATCACGCGATGCAGGCGGTGGCCTTCGCAGAATCCTCAACCATCCGCTCATTCCATTGGTTCACCATGGCATGGTCGGCAAGTTCAACGATTTCACCGTGGACACTCAGCTTAAAGTCGTTCTTCCGAAAGGCTACAAAATCCGTTACGCAGCCCCTCAGTTCCGTTCTCAGAACCTTGAGGAATATCGCTGGAGCGGTGGAGCCTATGCCCGTTGGGTAGAACACGTCTGCAAAGGCGGAACAGGCCAGTTCGAAGTCCTCTACGCTCAGTAA
- a CDS encoding agmatine deiminase family protein, which translates to MTTSRYSMPAEWAAHDATWLSWPHKEASWPGKFEPVPDVFAAMAAALCRYEAVHINVLDDEMERSICRLLDVREIASEERARISFHRIPTNDAWCRDHGPNFVFRDVGTKREKVIVNWEFNAWGGKYEPYDDDNSVPEKVAALRGCDLVLPGMVLEGGAIDVNGSGLLLTTEACLLNPNRNPSLTRQQIEQNLKTYLGIEQVLWLKDGIAGDDTDGHVDDMARFVNENTVVIAVEENPDDENYAPLQENYRLLQDFTCSDGSRLDVLTLPMPDPVYYENERLPASYANFYIANRQVLVPIYRCSNDRVALDILQGCFPDREIVGIDCTDLIWGLGAIHCVTHEEPSLL; encoded by the coding sequence ATGACGACATCCCGCTATTCTATGCCTGCGGAGTGGGCAGCGCATGATGCGACCTGGCTCTCATGGCCTCACAAGGAGGCTTCATGGCCTGGGAAATTCGAGCCGGTTCCTGATGTTTTCGCAGCGATGGCCGCTGCGCTCTGTCGATACGAGGCAGTTCATATCAACGTGCTCGACGATGAGATGGAGCGATCAATATGCCGTCTTCTCGATGTGCGCGAGATAGCATCAGAGGAACGGGCCAGGATCAGTTTTCACAGGATTCCTACTAACGATGCCTGGTGCAGGGACCATGGACCGAATTTCGTTTTTCGTGATGTCGGGACAAAACGCGAAAAAGTAATCGTCAATTGGGAGTTCAACGCCTGGGGCGGGAAGTATGAACCCTACGACGATGACAACAGCGTTCCTGAAAAGGTTGCTGCGTTGAGGGGTTGTGATCTTGTACTACCTGGAATGGTTCTGGAGGGTGGCGCTATCGATGTCAATGGCAGTGGATTGCTGCTGACGACTGAGGCTTGTCTTCTTAACCCTAATCGCAATCCCTCCCTGACAAGGCAACAGATTGAGCAGAACCTGAAAACCTATCTCGGCATAGAGCAGGTCTTGTGGCTGAAGGACGGGATTGCCGGAGACGATACCGATGGCCATGTTGACGATATGGCAAGGTTCGTGAATGAGAACACGGTTGTCATTGCTGTAGAAGAGAATCCCGATGATGAAAATTATGCTCCCCTTCAGGAAAATTATCGTCTTCTTCAGGATTTTACCTGCAGCGATGGAAGCAGACTGGATGTTCTGACCCTTCCGATGCCGGATCCTGTTTATTATGAGAATGAGCGCCTGCCGGCAAGTTATGCAAATTTCTATATCGCTAACCGTCAGGTCCTTGTTCCGATCTATCGTTGCTCCAATGACAGAGTGGCACTTGATATCCTTCAGGGATGTTTTCCTGATCGCGAGATTGTCGGGATTGATTGTACCGATCTGATATGGGGACTCGGAGCCATACATTGCGTGACCCACGAGGAACCTTCTCTTCTGTAA
- a CDS encoding ABC transporter ATP-binding protein, with translation MKNLLHLKKYLFRYRKNLVYGIACIIFTNIFAVLAPRYIGAAVDLMGESFTMDMILRKTGLYVLFAALSGIFLFLVRQNIIVASRKIEFDLKNDYYAHLQTLSRSFYNNTSTGELISRGTNDLNAVRDFLGPGIMYSINTFFRLFFAVIAMLLISPQLTLFALIPAPLLSYSVYRIGKSMQKKTRSIQESYAGITNLVQENISGIRVIKSYTRENEEIERFRKLNEEYYDKNLSLAKLQAMFFAFLTALLALSLIPVIWMGGINFIEGTMTIGDIAQFVIYVSMLSWPIISIGWVTNIIQKAASAQTRLNEIFNAKPDITDSTATEPPKEQSTSLLSFRNVSFSYPGNETHQVLDGISFDIAKGSKVAIVGATGSGKSTLVNLIPRIYDPLKGSILIGGRDIRTIALSELRSRIGFVPQTNFLFSETIANNINYGNKNEETDMVIEASRIASLYEDVMGFPDKFETMLGEKGINLSGGQKQRTCIARALAWKPEILVLDDALSAVDTSTEATIFKALLEKLPDTALLLISHRISTVKNCDTIIVLKDGVIAESGSHDELLAKNSLYAELYNQQLLEDEISSLN, from the coding sequence ATGAAAAATCTTCTCCATCTGAAAAAGTACCTGTTCCGTTACCGCAAAAATCTGGTATACGGCATAGCATGCATCATTTTCACCAATATATTTGCTGTTCTTGCACCGCGATATATCGGTGCTGCTGTAGACCTTATGGGAGAATCATTTACCATGGACATGATTCTTCGCAAGACCGGTCTCTATGTGCTCTTTGCCGCGCTCAGCGGCATTTTCCTCTTTCTTGTACGCCAAAATATCATCGTTGCATCCCGTAAGATAGAATTCGATCTGAAAAACGACTATTACGCCCATCTGCAAACCCTTTCGCGATCGTTTTACAATAACACCAGTACCGGCGAACTGATCTCTCGCGGCACCAATGACCTGAATGCCGTAAGGGATTTTCTTGGTCCGGGGATCATGTACTCCATCAATACGTTTTTCAGGCTCTTTTTTGCCGTAATCGCCATGCTGCTGATTTCCCCTCAATTGACACTGTTTGCGTTGATACCAGCCCCGCTCCTGAGCTACTCGGTCTATCGCATAGGAAAGTCAATGCAGAAAAAAACCAGAAGCATTCAGGAAAGCTACGCAGGCATCACCAATCTGGTACAGGAGAATATCTCCGGCATACGGGTCATCAAAAGTTACACGCGCGAAAACGAGGAGATTGAACGATTCAGAAAACTCAACGAAGAGTACTATGACAAAAACCTCTCCCTGGCAAAGCTGCAAGCAATGTTTTTTGCCTTTTTAACCGCCCTGCTTGCTCTTTCGCTCATACCTGTCATCTGGATGGGCGGCATCAATTTCATCGAAGGCACCATGACCATAGGCGACATCGCCCAGTTCGTCATTTATGTCTCCATGCTCAGCTGGCCGATCATTTCAATCGGATGGGTCACCAACATTATCCAGAAAGCAGCTTCGGCCCAGACAAGGCTGAACGAAATCTTCAATGCCAAACCTGACATAACCGACAGCACGGCGACAGAGCCGCCAAAAGAGCAAAGCACTTCCCTGTTATCCTTTCGCAATGTCTCGTTCTCCTATCCAGGCAATGAGACCCACCAGGTCCTCGACGGCATTTCATTTGACATAGCAAAAGGCAGCAAAGTAGCTATCGTCGGGGCCACCGGTTCGGGCAAAAGCACACTTGTCAATCTCATACCACGAATCTACGACCCGCTGAAAGGATCGATTCTCATCGGTGGACGAGACATACGAACCATTGCCCTGTCAGAGCTGAGAAGCCGCATCGGTTTTGTCCCGCAGACAAACTTCCTGTTTTCCGAAACGATTGCCAATAACATCAATTACGGCAACAAAAACGAAGAAACAGACATGGTGATAGAAGCCAGCCGTATAGCCTCCCTGTATGAGGATGTCATGGGATTTCCCGATAAATTTGAAACCATGCTCGGTGAAAAGGGCATCAACCTCTCCGGGGGACAAAAACAACGAACCTGCATCGCCAGAGCTCTGGCATGGAAGCCCGAAATTCTTGTGCTCGATGACGCGCTGTCGGCCGTAGACACCAGTACAGAAGCAACCATTTTCAAGGCTCTTCTGGAAAAACTGCCCGATACGGCGCTGCTTTTGATCAGCCACAGAATTTCAACAGTCAAAAACTGCGACACGATCATTGTTCTCAAAGACGGCGTCATCGCCGAAAGCGGCAGCCATGATGAACTCCTGGCTAAAAACAGTCTCTATGCAGAACTCTACAACCAGCAGCTGCTTGAAGACGAGATCAGCTCCCTGAACTAA
- a CDS encoding B12-binding domain-containing radical SAM protein, protein MVQRSVLLVFIPADSGTDGPAHLQKDVSSNGFKRLKDGMLKSVIKRAQFAIPPLSLMILSSIEVDGVQQTICDLRFETLPLDKQWDLIGISVQTGAVKPAFELAAMLRQKGFRVVLGGPYVTVFPERCREHGDILVRGEADEIWKDVLCDLVDGSLKPDYTAAVFPDLSSTGSVKKSALDISNYFTTNVVQTTRGCPYSCDFCNVHVMNGHKLRHRRIGDVVHDVEHFLKEDKRIFFFLDDTVNADEAYAEKLFRELIPLKISWVGQATTKLGENPQLLEAFARSGCGALLVGIESLADASNRAHHKFHNPIERQAECIGNIRSAGICVYGSFIYGLDEDTLLEQQTIETFIHETGIDVPGINLLRPIPGTGVFDRLADEGRLLHDRHDHDAFRFSWAQEILYRPKRIPLEEFIPSYTELTRRIFTPAQAIRRALAAPTLKSAVLMFNLFYVHMYGLSRKDLLGQMAALDVESSSTL, encoded by the coding sequence ATGGTACAACGTTCAGTCCTTCTTGTTTTTATTCCCGCAGACAGCGGTACCGACGGGCCGGCGCATCTTCAGAAAGATGTTTCTTCAAACGGCTTCAAGCGCCTGAAGGACGGCATGCTGAAAAGCGTTATCAAGAGGGCCCAGTTCGCTATTCCTCCCTTGTCGCTGATGATTCTCAGCTCGATAGAGGTCGATGGTGTTCAGCAGACTATCTGTGATCTGCGTTTTGAAACGCTTCCTCTCGACAAGCAATGGGATCTCATAGGGATCAGTGTTCAGACCGGTGCGGTCAAACCTGCATTTGAGCTGGCGGCCATGTTGCGGCAGAAAGGGTTCAGGGTTGTTCTCGGAGGGCCGTATGTGACTGTTTTTCCGGAGCGTTGTCGTGAGCACGGCGATATACTTGTTCGGGGAGAGGCCGACGAGATCTGGAAGGATGTTCTCTGCGACCTTGTCGACGGGAGCCTGAAGCCTGACTATACGGCTGCGGTTTTTCCCGATCTTTCTTCGACAGGCAGTGTGAAAAAGTCAGCTCTTGATATCAGCAACTATTTTACGACCAATGTTGTACAGACAACAAGAGGCTGTCCATACAGTTGTGATTTCTGCAATGTGCATGTCATGAACGGTCACAAGCTTCGCCACAGGCGTATTGGTGATGTTGTGCATGATGTGGAACATTTTCTCAAAGAGGATAAACGGATTTTCTTTTTTCTTGATGATACCGTCAATGCCGATGAAGCCTATGCAGAAAAACTTTTCCGTGAACTGATACCATTGAAGATCAGCTGGGTTGGTCAGGCGACCACGAAACTTGGTGAAAACCCGCAATTGCTCGAAGCATTTGCCCGCTCGGGCTGTGGCGCGCTGCTTGTCGGGATTGAAAGTCTGGCCGATGCGAGCAATCGGGCGCACCATAAGTTTCACAATCCGATTGAACGGCAGGCGGAGTGTATTGGCAATATTCGCAGTGCGGGGATTTGTGTCTACGGTAGTTTTATCTACGGGCTTGATGAAGATACGCTTCTGGAACAGCAGACCATCGAAACCTTTATCCATGAGACCGGTATCGATGTGCCAGGAATCAATTTGCTTCGCCCGATTCCAGGCACAGGGGTGTTTGACCGGCTGGCTGACGAGGGCAGGCTGTTGCACGATCGTCACGATCACGATGCTTTTCGCTTTTCATGGGCTCAGGAGATTCTGTACAGGCCGAAACGCATTCCTCTCGAAGAGTTTATTCCCAGTTATACAGAACTGACCCGAAGGATTTTTACTCCGGCGCAGGCGATTCGCCGTGCGCTTGCTGCTCCGACGCTGAAGTCCGCAGTTCTGATGTTCAATCTTTTCTATGTTCATATGTACGGGCTTTCCAGAAAGGATCTGCTTGGACAGATGGCGGCCCTTGATGTTGAATCTTCTTCGACTCTTTAG
- the rpmA gene encoding 50S ribosomal protein L27, which translates to MAHKKGGGSTKNGRDSNPKYLGVKAAGGSTVSAGSIIVRQRGTVFKPGNNAGIGKDHTIFALIDGKVSFRNGRNNKKQIDILPV; encoded by the coding sequence ATGGCTCATAAAAAAGGTGGCGGTTCTACCAAGAACGGCCGTGACAGTAATCCGAAGTATCTTGGCGTTAAAGCAGCAGGCGGCTCTACGGTTTCTGCCGGATCGATCATCGTACGCCAGAGGGGCACGGTTTTCAAACCGGGCAACAATGCCGGTATCGGTAAAGATCATACCATTTTTGCTCTGATTGACGGTAAAGTCAGCTTCAGAAACGGGCGCAACAACAAAAAACAGATAGACATACTTCCTGTCTGA